One window of the Allorhizobium ampelinum S4 genome contains the following:
- a CDS encoding HIT family protein codes for MELFRLDERLARDSQSILQLPLSDLRLSRDSRWPWLILVPRRNDVAEIFELSKDDQIQLLHEQVHVGSALKTATGATKINIAAIGNVVRQLHVHVVARFETDPNWPGPIWGHGVAEPYSDTALATMTTTILDALT; via the coding sequence TTGGAGCTTTTCCGTCTCGATGAACGGCTGGCGCGCGACAGCCAGTCAATCTTGCAGCTGCCGTTAAGCGACCTGCGCCTGTCCAGGGATAGCCGCTGGCCCTGGCTGATCCTCGTGCCGCGCCGCAATGATGTCGCTGAGATTTTCGAGCTTTCCAAGGACGACCAGATCCAGCTGCTGCACGAACAGGTGCACGTCGGCTCCGCCTTAAAAACCGCGACCGGCGCCACCAAGATCAACATCGCCGCCATTGGCAATGTGGTGCGCCAGCTCCATGTTCATGTCGTTGCCCGCTTTGAAACCGACCCGAACTGGCCTGGGCCGATCTGGGGACATGGGGTGGCAGAGCCCTATTCGGACACAGCCCTTGCGACGATGACAACGACAATTCTGGATGCGCTGACATGA
- a CDS encoding DNA polymerase III subunit gamma/tau — protein sequence MSDLEPTAQAAPASGQASGAYRVLARKYRPKDFTDLMVGQEPMVRTLTNAFETGRIAQAYMLTGVRGVGKTTTARILARALNYKTTEIDRPTIDLKIPGEHCQAIMEGRHVDVIEMDAASHTGIDDIREIIEQVRYRPVSARYKVYIIDEVHMLSTAAFNGLLKTLEEPPEHVKFIFATTEIRKVPITVLSRCQRFDLRRISAGDLVGLFSTILSKENIEAEDEALAMIARAAEGSARDGLSLLDQAIAHGAGRVEADAVRSMLGLADRARVVDLFGHIVLGDVAAALSEFNSQYEAGASPSVVLTDLADFTHLVTRLKYVPNGANDPSLSEVERVRGADYAESVAVTTLSRIWQMLLKGIPEVENASRQAGAAEMVLIRLAHAAHLPSPEEAARRLLDMAQDGGGAPQGTSPRGGNGGGASASYGGQAVARASSDPAPRALGQTQPTAHLQVVPKASPSPDIAARPETKPEIQPDVPEPKVPVRSLDDIVHLCTANRDPKLKALTRAYVRLVKLENGRLEINLPPEAPKSLVGDLQKRLEEWTDIRWMVILSREPGEKTLAEQEKSDHEARMTDAAADPDVMAILSRFPGAKITDVRIRTVTEEEDEALPPPAAAESAEGDILPGDDIEF from the coding sequence ATGTCCGATCTGGAACCAACAGCACAAGCTGCTCCCGCGTCCGGCCAAGCCTCCGGTGCTTACCGGGTTCTGGCGCGCAAATATCGCCCCAAGGATTTCACGGACCTGATGGTCGGCCAGGAGCCGATGGTCCGCACCCTCACCAATGCGTTCGAGACGGGCCGGATTGCCCAGGCCTATATGCTGACAGGCGTGCGCGGGGTCGGCAAGACCACGACCGCCCGCATTCTCGCCCGTGCGCTGAACTACAAGACCACTGAGATTGACCGCCCGACCATCGACCTGAAAATCCCCGGCGAGCATTGCCAGGCGATCATGGAAGGCCGCCATGTCGATGTGATCGAGATGGATGCCGCCTCCCATACCGGTATCGACGACATCAGGGAAATCATCGAGCAGGTACGCTACCGCCCGGTATCGGCCCGCTACAAGGTCTATATTATCGACGAAGTGCATATGCTCTCCACCGCTGCCTTCAACGGTTTGTTGAAGACACTGGAAGAGCCGCCGGAACACGTCAAATTCATCTTCGCCACCACTGAAATCCGCAAGGTGCCGATCACGGTGCTGTCACGCTGCCAGCGCTTCGATCTGCGCCGCATCAGCGCTGGCGATCTCGTCGGGCTGTTTTCCACCATTCTCTCCAAGGAAAATATCGAGGCGGAAGACGAGGCGCTGGCAATGATCGCCCGTGCCGCCGAGGGTTCAGCCCGTGACGGACTTTCCTTGCTCGATCAAGCCATTGCCCATGGGGCAGGGCGGGTCGAAGCAGATGCCGTGCGCTCCATGCTGGGTCTGGCCGACCGCGCCCGGGTGGTCGATCTGTTTGGCCATATCGTGCTCGGCGATGTCGCCGCAGCGCTTTCGGAATTCAACAGCCAATATGAAGCCGGCGCCAGCCCAAGCGTGGTGCTGACAGATCTTGCTGATTTTACCCATCTGGTGACGCGGCTGAAATATGTACCCAATGGTGCCAATGACCCGTCGCTGAGTGAAGTCGAGCGGGTGCGGGGGGCGGACTACGCCGAGAGCGTTGCCGTCACCACGCTGTCGCGCATCTGGCAAATGTTGCTCAAGGGCATTCCCGAGGTGGAAAACGCCTCCCGTCAGGCCGGTGCCGCCGAAATGGTGCTGATCCGGCTGGCCCATGCCGCCCATCTGCCGTCGCCGGAAGAAGCGGCGCGCCGCCTGCTGGACATGGCACAGGATGGCGGGGGTGCCCCGCAGGGGACCAGTCCCAGAGGCGGTAATGGCGGTGGCGCATCGGCCAGCTATGGCGGGCAGGCGGTGGCGCGGGCGTCGAGCGATCCGGCCCCACGTGCATTAGGCCAGACCCAGCCGACCGCGCATTTGCAGGTGGTTCCCAAGGCATCACCGTCGCCTGACATTGCCGCCCGCCCGGAGACAAAACCTGAGATCCAACCGGATGTGCCCGAGCCCAAGGTTCCCGTGCGGTCGCTGGATGACATCGTCCATCTCTGCACTGCAAACCGCGATCCGAAGCTGAAAGCTTTGACCCGCGCCTATGTGCGGCTGGTCAAGCTGGAAAACGGCCGGCTGGAGATTAATCTGCCGCCGGAGGCACCGAAATCGCTGGTTGGTGATCTGCAAAAGCGGCTGGAGGAATGGACCGATATCCGCTGGATGGTCATCCTCAGCCGCGAGCCGGGGGAAAAGACCCTGGCCGAGCAGGAAAAGAGCGATCACGAAGCGCGGATGACCGATGCAGCCGCCGATCCGGATGTGATGGCGATCCTGTCGCGCTTTCCCGGTGCGAAAATCACCGACGTGCGCATCCGAACCGTCACGGAGGAAGAGGACGAGGCCCTGCCGCCGCCAGCGGCCGCCGAATCCGCCGAGGGCGATATTCTTCCTGGAGACGATATCGAGTTTTAG
- a CDS encoding YbaB/EbfC family nucleoid-associated protein, with protein sequence MRDIMGMMGKVKEMQAKMEKMQEEIASLQVEGKSGGGLVTVTMTGKGELKGLKIDPSLFKEDDVEILEDLIVAAHKDAKDKAEAIAAEKTKDMTAGLPIPPGFKLPF encoded by the coding sequence ATGCGCGACATCATGGGCATGATGGGCAAGGTCAAGGAAATGCAGGCCAAGATGGAGAAGATGCAGGAAGAGATTGCATCGCTTCAGGTCGAGGGAAAATCCGGCGGCGGATTGGTGACGGTGACGATGACCGGCAAGGGTGAGTTGAAGGGACTGAAGATTGATCCGTCGCTCTTTAAGGAAGACGACGTGGAAATTCTCGAAGACCTGATCGTCGCGGCCCACAAGGACGCCAAGGACAAGGCCGAGGCCATCGCTGCCGAAAAAACCAAGGACATGACCGCTGGCTTGCCGATCCCGCCCGGTTTCAAGCTGCCGTTTTAA
- a CDS encoding SelT/SelW/SelH family protein → MTTEPETDKPKITILYCTQCNWLLRAAWMAQELLQTFGDSLGEVGLIPGTGGNFEIRVNGALIWERKRDGGFPGPKELKQRVRDVIEPGKDLGHVDRTNGKTEKGEE, encoded by the coding sequence ATGACCACTGAACCTGAGACCGATAAGCCGAAAATAACCATTCTCTACTGCACCCAATGCAATTGGTTGCTGCGCGCCGCCTGGATGGCACAGGAACTCTTGCAAACCTTTGGCGATAGCCTAGGCGAAGTGGGCCTGATTCCTGGCACCGGCGGCAATTTCGAGATCCGCGTCAATGGTGCGCTGATCTGGGAACGCAAGCGCGACGGCGGATTTCCGGGGCCAAAGGAATTGAAACAGCGGGTGCGTGATGTGATCGAACCCGGCAAGGATCTCGGTCATGTCGACCGCACTAATGGCAAGACGGAAAAAGGCGAGGAATGA
- a CDS encoding YegP family protein, translating into MYKFEVYKDKAGEFRFRFKASNGETMFSSEGYKAKASVMSAIASIQKNAPEAKIEDQTTATV; encoded by the coding sequence ATGTACAAATTTGAAGTTTATAAAGACAAGGCAGGCGAATTCCGGTTTCGGTTCAAGGCGTCGAATGGCGAAACAATGTTCAGCTCTGAAGGCTACAAGGCAAAAGCCTCGGTGATGAGCGCGATTGCCTCCATTCAGAAAAATGCGCCTGAGGCAAAGATCGAAGACCAGACCACGGCAACTGTCTGA
- a CDS encoding GNAT family N-acetyltransferase, whose translation MTAIRLLNASDAREAIPDLCEILSDCVNGGASVGFMLPFDLETARPFWEGVANAVEAGDSLLLVAEHQGTVVGTVQIGLKQPPNQPHRADLKKLLVHRSARGLGLARQLMEASQHQAARAGKTLIVLDTATGEPAEAIYDKLGWKRAGVVPDYALFPDGRFCDTTIFYKRVGSL comes from the coding sequence ATGACTGCAATTCGGCTGCTAAACGCCTCTGACGCCCGTGAAGCGATTCCCGACCTCTGTGAGATTCTCTCCGATTGCGTCAATGGCGGCGCATCGGTGGGTTTCATGCTGCCCTTCGACCTTGAAACGGCTAGGCCCTTTTGGGAGGGCGTCGCCAATGCTGTCGAGGCGGGTGATAGCCTGCTGCTGGTGGCAGAACATCAGGGAACCGTGGTGGGTACGGTACAGATCGGCCTGAAACAGCCGCCCAACCAGCCGCACCGTGCCGATCTCAAAAAATTGCTGGTGCATCGCTCTGCCCGTGGACTTGGTCTCGCGCGCCAACTGATGGAGGCGTCGCAGCATCAGGCCGCCCGCGCAGGCAAGACATTGATCGTACTGGATACAGCGACCGGCGAACCGGCTGAAGCAATTTACGATAAACTCGGCTGGAAGCGGGCTGGTGTCGTGCCGGATTATGCGCTGTTTCCCGACGGGCGCTTCTGCGATACGACGATTTTCTACAAGCGTGTGGGCTCTCTATAA
- a CDS encoding helix-turn-helix domain-containing protein — MENTPDTLTLAIAARLKAIRTARGLTLDQLADLSGVSRAMISRIERAEASPTATLLARLCSALGQSLSIFFAEPNHGSPLMRHADQPVWQDPETGYLRRAVSAPGTGARVDVVEVELPPGARVQFSAQPASPHPSSRQWQHVWLFEGTIELTVGDTVHRLEPGDCLYMDIGEVHAFHNPTDRPARYGVIIDLGR; from the coding sequence ATGGAAAATACGCCTGATACCCTCACTCTCGCCATTGCAGCCAGACTAAAAGCGATCCGCACAGCACGCGGTCTGACACTCGACCAGTTGGCGGATCTCTCCGGCGTCAGCCGGGCCATGATTTCCCGTATCGAGCGCGCTGAAGCCAGCCCGACCGCCACCCTGTTGGCACGGCTATGCTCGGCGCTGGGTCAATCGCTTTCGATATTTTTTGCCGAACCCAATCATGGCTCACCCTTGATGCGCCACGCCGACCAGCCAGTGTGGCAAGACCCCGAAACCGGCTATCTGCGCCGCGCCGTTTCCGCACCCGGCACCGGTGCGCGGGTCGATGTGGTGGAGGTGGAACTGCCGCCGGGCGCGCGTGTCCAATTTTCCGCGCAGCCTGCCAGCCCCCATCCCAGCAGCAGGCAATGGCAACATGTCTGGTTGTTCGAAGGCACTATCGAGCTGACCGTCGGCGATACCGTTCACCGGCTGGAGCCGGGCGACTGTCTTTATATGGATATCGGCGAGGTCCACGCCTTCCATAACCCCACGGACCGCCCTGCCCGCTATGGCGTGATCATCGATCTTGGCCGCTGA
- the ftsZ gene encoding cell division protein FtsZ gives MIEIRKPQIEEMRPKITVIGVGGGGGNAVNNMINEGLQGVDFIAANTDAQALTMSRAPRLIQLGAEMTEGLGAGSVPETGRMAAEESLHEVMDHLAGTHMCFVTAGMGGGTGTGAAPVIARAAREAGILTVGVVTKPFSFEGRRRMQAAEEGIERLREAADTVIVIPNQNLFRIADAKTTFADAFVIADKVLFSGVSCITDLIVKEGLINLDFADVKSVMKGMGRAMMGTGEATGDSRAMKAAEAAIANPLLDEVSMRGARGVLISISGGMDMTLFEVDEAATRIRDEVYDEADIVVGAIFDKELDGTFRVSVVATGLGEEGDHQQAR, from the coding sequence GTGATTGAGATCAGAAAACCGCAAATCGAGGAAATGCGGCCGAAGATTACCGTCATCGGGGTTGGTGGTGGGGGCGGCAATGCCGTCAACAACATGATCAACGAAGGCCTGCAAGGCGTCGATTTCATTGCCGCCAATACCGATGCCCAGGCGCTGACCATGTCGAGAGCCCCGCGCCTCATTCAGCTTGGTGCCGAAATGACCGAGGGTCTCGGTGCCGGTTCGGTGCCGGAAACCGGACGGATGGCCGCAGAAGAATCCCTGCATGAAGTGATGGATCACCTGGCCGGTACGCATATGTGCTTCGTCACTGCCGGCATGGGCGGCGGCACGGGGACAGGTGCAGCGCCGGTGATTGCGCGTGCGGCCCGTGAGGCCGGTATTCTGACGGTCGGTGTCGTCACCAAGCCCTTCAGCTTTGAAGGTCGCCGCCGGATGCAGGCTGCCGAAGAAGGCATCGAGCGGCTGCGTGAAGCTGCCGATACCGTTATCGTCATCCCCAACCAGAACCTGTTTCGCATTGCCGATGCCAAGACCACCTTTGCCGATGCTTTCGTGATTGCCGACAAGGTGCTGTTTTCGGGCGTGTCCTGCATTACCGACCTGATCGTCAAGGAAGGCCTGATCAATCTGGACTTCGCCGACGTGAAATCCGTCATGAAGGGCATGGGCCGGGCGATGATGGGGACCGGCGAGGCGACCGGCGACAGCCGCGCCATGAAGGCGGCGGAAGCGGCGATTGCCAATCCGCTGCTGGACGAAGTGTCGATGCGCGGCGCGCGCGGCGTGCTGATCTCGATTTCCGGCGGCATGGACATGACGCTGTTCGAGGTCGATGAGGCCGCTACCCGTATCCGCGATGAGGTCTATGACGAGGCCGATATCGTCGTCGGCGCGATCTTCGACAAGGAACTGGACGGTACTTTCCGAGTGTCGGTGGTCGCCACCGGGCTTGGCGAAGAGGGCGACCATCAGCAGGCACGCTGA
- the lepA gene encoding translation elongation factor 4, with translation MSTQNRTPLDHIRNFSIVAHIDHGKSTLADRLIQNTGGLAEREMSEQVLDSMDIERERGITIKAQTVRLHYKANNGETYVLNLIDTPGHVDFAYEVSRSLSACEGSLLVVDASQGVEAQTLANVYQAIDNNHEIVTVLNKIDLPAAEPDRIKEQIEEVIGIDASEAVLISAKTGLGIPDVLEAIVHKLPAPKSALGDKGPLKALLVDSWYDTYLGVMVLVRVIDGVLTKGQTIRMMGTDAKYQVERVGVLTPKMVAMDSLGPGEIGFFTGSIKEVADTRVGDTITEDKRPTETMLPGFKPAQPVVFCGLFPVDAADFEDLRAAMGKLRLNDASFSFEMESSAALGFGFRCGFLGLLHLEIIQERLEREFDLDLIATAPSVVYKLFMTDGSERELHNPADMPDVVKISEIHEPWIKATILTPDDYLGGILKLCQDRRGIQTELTYVGKRAMLTYELPLNEVVFDFYDRLKSISKGYASFDYHLDGHKEGNLVKMSILVNGEPVDALSMMVHRMAAEKRGRDMCEKLKDLIPKHMFKIPIQAAIGSNVIARETISALRKDVTAKCYGGDASRKRKLLDKQKAGKKRMRQFGKVEIPQEAFIAALKMSDE, from the coding sequence ATGAGCACACAGAACCGCACGCCTCTCGACCATATCCGCAACTTTTCCATCGTCGCCCATATCGACCATGGAAAATCGACGCTGGCCGACCGCCTGATCCAGAATACCGGCGGCCTTGCCGAACGGGAAATGTCGGAACAGGTGCTCGACAGCATGGACATCGAGCGCGAGCGCGGCATCACCATTAAGGCCCAGACCGTGCGTCTGCATTACAAGGCCAATAATGGTGAAACCTATGTGCTGAACCTGATCGACACGCCCGGCCATGTGGACTTCGCCTATGAAGTCTCGCGGTCGCTGTCGGCCTGCGAAGGTTCGCTGCTGGTGGTGGATGCGTCCCAGGGCGTTGAAGCCCAGACGCTGGCCAATGTCTATCAGGCCATCGACAACAATCATGAGATCGTCACCGTTCTCAACAAGATCGACTTGCCTGCCGCCGAACCGGACCGGATCAAGGAGCAGATTGAGGAAGTCATCGGCATCGATGCCTCCGAAGCCGTGCTGATTTCGGCCAAGACCGGGCTTGGTATTCCCGACGTCTTGGAAGCGATCGTTCACAAGTTGCCCGCGCCGAAAAGCGCGCTGGGCGACAAGGGGCCGCTGAAAGCGCTGCTGGTCGATAGCTGGTACGATACCTATCTCGGCGTCATGGTTCTGGTGCGCGTTATCGATGGCGTGCTGACCAAGGGCCAGACTATCCGGATGATGGGGACGGATGCCAAATACCAGGTAGAGCGCGTTGGCGTGCTGACGCCGAAAATGGTCGCCATGGACAGTCTCGGTCCCGGCGAAATCGGTTTCTTCACCGGTTCGATCAAAGAAGTGGCCGATACCCGCGTCGGCGATACCATTACCGAAGACAAGCGTCCGACGGAAACGATGCTGCCCGGCTTCAAACCTGCCCAGCCGGTGGTGTTCTGTGGGTTGTTCCCGGTTGACGCCGCCGATTTCGAGGATCTTCGTGCTGCGATGGGCAAGCTGCGTCTCAATGATGCCAGCTTCTCTTTTGAGATGGAAAGCTCGGCGGCTCTCGGCTTCGGCTTCCGCTGTGGCTTCCTTGGCCTGTTGCATCTGGAAATCATCCAGGAGCGGCTTGAGCGTGAATTCGATCTCGACCTGATCGCCACGGCCCCTTCGGTTGTCTACAAGCTGTTCATGACCGATGGCAGCGAGCGTGAGCTGCACAATCCCGCCGATATGCCTGACGTGGTGAAGATCTCCGAGATCCACGAGCCCTGGATCAAGGCGACGATCTTGACGCCGGACGATTATCTCGGCGGCATCCTGAAGCTTTGCCAGGACCGGCGCGGCATCCAGACCGAACTCACTTACGTGGGCAAGCGGGCCATGCTGACCTATGAGCTGCCACTCAACGAAGTGGTGTTCGATTTCTACGACAGATTGAAATCGATTTCCAAGGGCTATGCCTCGTTCGATTACCATCTGGATGGCCACAAGGAAGGCAATCTCGTCAAGATGTCGATCCTCGTCAATGGCGAGCCGGTCGATGCATTGTCGATGATGGTTCACCGCATGGCAGCTGAAAAGCGTGGCCGTGACATGTGCGAAAAGCTCAAGGACCTGATCCCCAAGCACATGTTCAAGATCCCGATCCAGGCCGCTATCGGCAGCAATGTCATCGCCCGCGAAACCATTTCGGCGCTGCGCAAGGACGTGACCGCCAAGTGCTACGGTGGCGATGCCAGCCGCAAGCGCAAGCTGCTGGACAAGCAGAAGGCCGGCAAGAAGCGGATGCGCCAGTTCGGCAAGGTCGAAATCCCGCAGGAAGCGTTTATTGCCGCTCTGAAAATGAGCGACGAATAA
- a CDS encoding ribonuclease D, whose product MASTIRYHEGDISSEDAARYTRAIAIDTETLGLIPRRDRLCVVQLSPGDGTADVIRIAPGQRQAPNLTALLEDPTREKIFHYGRFDIAVLFHTFGVTTTPVFCTKIASRLSRTYTDRHGLKDNLKEMLDVDVSKAQQSSDWAAETLSPAQLEYAASDVLYLHALRDKLTARLVRDGRMDHATACFEFLPTRAKLDLLGWEETDIFAHS is encoded by the coding sequence ATGGCTTCCACCATTCGCTACCATGAAGGTGATATCAGCAGCGAAGACGCGGCGCGCTATACCCGCGCCATCGCCATCGACACCGAAACGCTGGGGCTTATCCCCCGCCGCGACCGGCTCTGCGTGGTGCAGCTTTCGCCGGGTGACGGCACAGCCGACGTCATTCGCATTGCGCCGGGCCAGCGCCAGGCGCCCAACCTGACCGCCCTGCTGGAAGACCCGACCCGGGAAAAAATCTTCCATTATGGCCGGTTCGACATCGCCGTGCTGTTCCATACGTTTGGTGTCACCACCACGCCGGTGTTCTGCACGAAGATCGCCTCGCGTCTGTCGCGCACCTATACCGACCGGCATGGACTAAAGGACAACCTCAAGGAAATGCTGGATGTGGATGTGTCCAAGGCCCAGCAATCCTCCGACTGGGCGGCAGAAACGCTGTCTCCGGCGCAGCTCGAATATGCCGCCTCCGACGTGCTCTATCTGCATGCGCTGCGCGACAAGCTAACCGCCCGGCTGGTGCGCGATGGCCGCATGGACCACGCCACCGCCTGCTTCGAGTTCCTGCCGACCCGGGCCAAACTGGACCTGCTGGGCTGGGAAGAGACCGATATTTTCGCCCATAGCTGA